In Lytechinus variegatus isolate NC3 chromosome 6, Lvar_3.0, whole genome shotgun sequence, the DNA window tatatatatatatatatatatatatatatatatatatatatatatatatatatatatatatatatatatacatatatatatatatataattatttatttatttatttctatatatttacatatatgatagaaaaaagaaatggaaatataattAGCAATAAAGGTCGTAGGTGGCGGTAGTTCACAAAGGCCTACACAGCAATTTTCTGAAATTTACTAGTTTGgtctgtttttgtttcttttttttttggcaataaaaattgccgtaatataatatttcatctcTTCCTTTGCTCGTCAAAAAAACCATGAAATGATGAAAGTCTCCTAAAATTGCCAAAATAGATCAGAAAAATTCTATAATGATAAGAACACTTTGAGCACTGACATTATTTCGCAATTTTAAGCATTCCTGTAGCAATTTGGCaaataatttgaaatgcatCCGGGCACTTGAATTCTTGTCCGAAGAAGTCTAAGTGTCAATCAGTATTTTGAAACCACAAATACAAAATCTATGCCATTAACCATTTCTATAAAAGCCCAGCAAATACAGTTTTTAAATCATTCCGCTTTGTGAAAACTTTGTCTTTTCTTCTTTGCTTAATGAAGGATCCgaaaatcatacaattttatcaatattgtaaaaatacatgtatatgtatcgCTTTCAGCATGTTCAACATGGATATGGTAAGCATTTTGCACAAAACATTATACATTCTTTGAGATTGACGGATGTGAGTGAAATAGAATAAGatctgaaattttgtatttttaatgtaaaaagtgtttaaaaatgtaaaaaaaacgtaTAAAATCACTTTGTGTGCTAGTATGTCATAAAAAAGAGTGTTCGCACATGCACTGTTAAAACGTTGCTTAAACTGAATATACGAGTTGATTAAATccatcactctaacaactaGTTCTTTTAAACTaggattttaaagttttaaaaagatatttaaactgttaaacaagtCGATTAAATCGATGTAAatcataaaatcttaaacaattattgtttaagtatttaaacaacttgttgttaaAGTGACGGGCTAAAACAACGCGCTTAAAATTTTCAGTCTTTTACGTTGCCCATTTATTCTTTCGTTTTCTTTCGTTTCATCTTagaattttttcataatttgcttTGTGGCTATCTTCTGCCCATTCATCATCTCAAAAAGACCGGAAGCGAACGGATCACCACTCGTCCACATGGGAAACCACAGCAACGCAACGTGCCAAGAACCAAACGGACATGAATTAGCCTCAATGTTAGCCTCAGCGATGGCCGAAGACCCTACTGTGGTCGAAAGCACACGAGCCCTGTTTCAGACACCCCTCGGCACGTCTTCGGCCGAAACGATCCTTCGAAATTACGAGTTCAACCTAACGACGCATCTACACGATGTATCGGAATGTCCTCGATATTTTCTCAACGCTTTAGATTACGCCATAGAGAGTAGATCGTTATGTCCATGGCGTTATGTTCTTCAAAGCGACACTGAAAGGTTAGTGTGAACATTAAGGGGTGGTGTTCTGATAGTAGGCCAATTCAatgttcctttctgcgcatgatcagaagaaggttaCCGGTATTTGTACCAAGTGACATGGCgtttaatatttcatgagatacgcaccaactttgatgtcttgactATTCATTCTGACTTTTGAATtgggttttgaataaaatacaccaaaaaacaacaatgcgccATTATTGACATTATTTCATTATCGACTTGATATAAATAACAACATACTAATGCATTCATAGCAGAAGGCATTATATGCCTTCATAGAGTGTTCCTTGTGTGTTATtttagtcacctggtctatgcaATTTCTGCATCCTGCTATTTACGGCTTGCATACATACTATCTTGCTCTAGAacctgcctatcataatgaaagaaatgaaaggtcatttgaatgaatagaccagttcgtagttacttcatggacaattttggtcaaatgacctttcatttttttcattatgataggcagatttcaaagcaaggtatTACGTAAGCTTACCTTACATAGCACGATGAAGAATTTGAATacaccaggtgactagaatagcacaccaatgaacactttatgaag includes these proteins:
- the LOC121416653 gene encoding uncharacterized protein LOC121416653 isoform X1; the protein is MGNHSNATCQEPNGHELASMLASAMAEDPTVVESTRALFQTPLGTSSAETILRNYEFNLTTHLHDVSECPRYFLNALDYAIESRSLCPWRYVLQSDTERYPRDILVVQCECKECVIPELGTFSSYKARCHPVIKGQQVLRRTGQCIDGVERYAGFKRRITSIEKPRKSILCISMTCQLRIYNFFIAASK
- the LOC121416653 gene encoding uncharacterized protein LOC121416653 isoform X2 translates to MGNHSNATCQEPNGHELASMLASAMAEDPTVVESTRALFQTPLGTSSAETILRNYEFNLTTHLHDVSECPRYFLNALDYAIESRSLCPWRYVLQSDTERYPRDILVVQCECKECVIPELGTFSSYKARCHPVIKGQQVLRRTGQCIDGVERYERQFEPIPVACVCEKSRIFLGTHNVYTS